GTCTGAAAATAGATAGACCTGAATATTATTTGCTGCAAAAACCTGCGCAACAACTTGCGCCAATTCTTTGCTGTTATGCCTGCAGTCATAGGCAATAGCTACTTTGGGTTGTTTGTTAGGGAATTGCTTGTGCAGGTAGTTTGAAATGCCCTGGGTATTCTTGCCGAGGGTGTATTTGTTAATTCTGTTATCCCCAACACCCATAATACCGCGCATACCACCTGTTCCAAATTCTAAACTCTTATAAAAACTATCTTCTAGCCCTTCTGGGTCGAAGGCGATAAGCTCTTTGATGGTTTCTTGGGTTGTAGTGTCAAAAAAGGGGGTAAGCCATTTGTTAACACGTTCTAAAATCTTGGGGTCTACGTACATTATTTATAATCTAATACTGTTTATGCGATGTGCAAAAGTACGGAAATTGATTGTGGTCTTCTGCACAATCTTGAAAGCATAACTGCAAAATGAGAAGTTCTGTATACTGCGTTTATGCATTGGTGTTTAGTTGTTCCTTGATGATGTAGTTGGTGCTATCTTTTTTATTTCTAAGAATAAGTTCACCAATAAAGCCTGCTAAAAACAACTGACTTCCTAAAATCATTGCAGTTAGGGTAATATAAAACTCGGGACGTTCGGTAATAAGTCGACCTGTTGTATTTATAAAAAGTTTGTCAATTCCTAAATACAATGCAAAGCAGAAACCTACAAAGAGCATTATAGCTCCCCAAGCGCCAAATAAGTGCATGGGACGCTTTCCGAAGCGAGAAAGAAACCAAATTGTAATAAGGTCTAAGAATCCTCTTACAAAGCGTTCGGCACCAAACTTAGTAGTTCCGTATTTCCTAGCTTGATGTTGTACAACTTTTTCACCAATCTTGCTAAAGCCTGCATTCTTAGCCAAAACGGGAATGTAACGATGCATGTCTCCGGTCACTTCAATAGTTTTCACTACATCGTTACGGTATGCCTTAAGGCCACAATTAAAATCGTTTAGTTGCACCCCAGATGTTTTCCGCGCAGCGAAATTAAAAAGTTTGGAAGGTAAATTTTTCGCTACCACAGAGTCGAAACGTTTTTTCTTCCAGCCAGAGACCAAGTCATAATCACCTTGGGTAATCATGTTGTAAAGCTCTGGAATTTCTTCCGGATTGTCTTGTAAATCGGCGTCCATGGTAATTACCACATCTCCAGTTGCCATGGCGAAACCTGCGTGTAATGCTTGCGACTTTCCGAAATTCTTTAAAAAACGTATAGCCTTTACTTCAGGATGTTCTTTAGAGAGGGTGTCGATTAATTTCCACGAACCGTCTGTACTACCGTCGTCTATAAAGATGATTTCATATAAAAAACCATTGGACTGCATGGTATTTGCAATCCAATGGTATAGTTCTGTAAGTGATTCTTCTTCGTTAAGAAGGGGAATGACAATAGATAGGTTCATTCAGCAAAAATACTAAATATGTGCGGGTCTGTTTACTTTCATTACTAAACCTGTGATAAGAGAGATAATAAAGCCAAAGAAAAGGGTCATTATTATTGAAATAGCAGAAATAATTCCTGGACTCATCATAGTTTCAGATATACCCATAGCCATATCAATTTGATCTTGTGTCATGTTTGGGTTTTGCTCAAGCATGTTGTCTTCGGTAACGGCTAGCATATTAGTCATAAAGTCTGGCTCTATAACAGTCATGAATAAAAGATTGAATATAACGCCAAATATTGCGGCAATGAGTGAAATAGCAAGGCCAACTTTAATTGCTTCACCTAGACTTAAAAATCCAGAATTATCGGCTTTAAAAGATTTTATTCCGTATATAATACAAAGAATCATAATACCGAACCCAATGGCTCCTTGCCACCACGGTTGTTCATAGGTAAGGTCCATTACGTATACAATTACGCTAAGCATAACCGTTAGTAACCCTAGAATTGCACCGTAGGGTAGTGCTACTTTTTTTACTGAAGCTTTTTGATATTCCATGTGATCGTTGTTTTTGGTTTCTAGGTTAGTATTCAAAGGTACATAAATGTTACAGAAAGGGTATAAATAGCTACATTTGCTAAAATATTTCTATTTCAGTAAAAAATTAAAATATTTATATTGCAAACTTTGGAAATATCCTTACATTTGCACTCTCAAAATTGGAGAAGTAAAATTACAAGACGATGAAAAAAGACATACATCCAGAGAATTATAGAGTAGTAGCATTTAAAGACATGTCTAACGACGAAGTGTTTTTAACAAAGTCTACTGCAGAGACTAAAGAAATGTTAGAGGTTGATGGTGTTGAGTACCCATTAGTGAAAATGGAAATCTCTAGAACTTCTCACCCTTTCTATACTGGGAAGTCTAAGCTTCTTGATACTGCAGGACGTATCGATAAGTTTAAGAACAAGTACGCTAAATTCAAGAAGCCAGTGGTGAAAGAAGAAGCTGTACAGGAAGAAACAAAAAAAGAAGAAGTTAAAGACGCCGAATAGTTTTTTACTTTCTTAGTATATATAGTGAAGCCTTCGAGAAATCGAAGGCTTTTTGTTTGTTCTTACCACTCCAAAAATTCTAAAATTTATTCAGGAAGCATTAAATGTTCTTTTTGTTGGTTATTTTTGAATGAAACCATCACCTTTGGTTATTACGTGATCTAAATGGTGTTTTTTGAAATGTAAGATTACATAACAATTTGTTCTAATTGTATTGACCTATGAATTATATTCTTTTTGATGGCAGTGTTCGCAGCCAATTACTTCCTTTTACCTTTACGCGCCCCGTCGCAGATATTCGAGTAGGAATTCTCACCTTACGTGAAAAATGGGAGCGACATTTAGGCTTTACCACTACCACGGTAACCGAAGATTATTTGTCTGAAAAATGGCCTATGGTCGAGCTAGAGCAGAATGTATTTATTAATGCTTCTTTTATTCCTTCGGAAAATTTAGTGAATCTCATAAAAGGGCTTTCCGAAAACCAAGCTGTTTTTTATAAAGACGAACCCATTGCTTTTTTTACAACAGAAGGTCAAGTAGTAGATTTTGATGCCTACAACATTACTGAATACAGCAATGAAGATGTCTTTCAGATTGAGCATACATGGGACCTGTTTTCTAAAAACCACGAAGCTATTGCCCGCGACTATGCTTTGATTACCAATGGAAGAACATCACAGCCTATTCCTGAGAAAACAGTCGCCTTTAATGAATCAAATATCTTTATTGAAGAAGGAGCCAAATTACCTTACTGTTCGCTTAATGCCACCGAAGGTCCTATTTATATTGGTGAAAATTCCGAAATCATGGAAGGTGCTGTAATTAGAGGTCCCTTTGCACTTTGCGAAGGAGCTACCATTAAAATGAACGCAAAAATTTATACCGGCTGTACAGTTGGGCCGCATAGTAAAGTTGGAGGAGAACTCAATAACTCTGTAATCATGGGGTATTCTAATAAAGGTCACGATGGTTTCTTGGGTAATGCAGTAATAGGAGAATGGTGTAACCTAGGCGCAGATACCAACAACAGTAACTTAAAAAATAACTATGCAGAAGTACGCCTATGGGATTACGAAACCGAAGGGTTTGCAAAAACTGGTCTTCAATTTTGTGGCCTAATGATGGGTGATCATAGCAAATGTGGTATCAATACCATGTTTAATACGGGTACCGTGGTTGGCGTAAGTGCTAATATCTTTGGAAGTGGTTTCCCGCGTAATTTTATTCCTAGTTTTAGTTGGGGTGGTAATGGTGGTATGACTACGTACAAAACCAACAAGGCCTTTGAGGTTGCCAAAATTGTCATGGCCCGTCGCGGTGTAGATTTTACTGAAGACGATGCTAAGATTTTAGAACATGTCTTTGAGGCAACTGCACAGTGGAGAAGGGGGTAGTTGTAGTTTCTTATATGTAGCATACAAACTGCTTCTTCTAGCTTCTTACAAAACAAACAGTAGAAATTTGAAATTGAGGTTATTAAAGCTGTCCAGCAATTATATAACCTAAAAGATAAATTAGACCAATGGCAGCAGGAACCGAAATCGCAATAAGTACCATTGTTTTTCTAGATTCTGCACGCTTTTCTTTTGCTAGTTTTTCTTTGAAAGCAGTAAACTCTGTTGGGCTCATTTTTGTGTGATCTTCTAATTTTCCGTAAGTAACAGACCCGTACGATTTAGAATCGCGATAATTAGCTTTTCGTCTCGCTAATTGAGCGTTATTAGCCTTAATGCTAGCGAGCATAGCCGCTACCGAACCTCCAAATCCCATACGCAGTTGTTTTTATTTATTTTATATACTCTAGAAAATTGTAGACCAAAACCAAGGTCACAATTACTGATAGCAGCACTAACACTATATTTTTAATAGTACTTCTTGTGTTTTTCTGCTGAAGTCTTTTTTTGAAAGAAGAAAACTCTGTCGGACTCATTTTCTTATGGTCTACTAGCGTTTTATACAGTTTAGTGTGATAAGACATCTTTTGTTGAAAAGATGCTTTTCTCCTTTCCTTGCGGGCGTCGTTTGTCTTTTTTGCGATTACAGCAGCAATATATCCAACAAACGCCATACAATTGTTTAATAATTGTACGTGAATTTAGACGGAAAGGTTACAAAATAGGCTGATTATTTTACCTGTCTTGCAAGCGATATACAAATTTATGACCGCTCCATTGTTCATCTATGGCTGCAACTTTTGTATCTACGAGACCTAGGTTTTGGCCAAATTTCATAATTGAAAACTTATCTAACTCTGTAGCGATTCCTGAAGTTTTTTTGGGCCAACTAAGCCAAAGCATGCCCTCTCTCTTGAGCCTAGGCATCACTTCGGAAACATAAGTTTGTAAGTCGGCTTGCGTCTTTACAAAAACATGAATAAAATCTACATCTTCAGAAGTGCTGCGTACTGGGGCCATTATAACATTTGGCGGAAATTCACGAAAAAAGCTGAGATAAGATTTAGGCGAATTTACAGCCAACATAGTGGTGCCCTCTTTTATGCCAAGTTTTTTAGCCAAAGGTGTTCCAGAATAGCCAGCTGTTGTCATGATGCAGCGATTAATTTTCTAATTCAATGTTGGTTATAAACTCTTTTCCATAGTACAATTTTAACATTGGTGTTTTCTGATTAGTAATCACCACAAATTGCATGTCGGCTCTAAAATTAGGTTTCTGAGATGGACTGTAATAAATTACCGAGATTACCTCACCACTTACTAAGTTGTAGTACCTAACGGGGACTTCAATATTTGTATATCCCTCAAAATTATTCGCTTTAAAACTATCGAATAGGTTAGGGTCATGAGGTGGTAAGAATTTGTATTGTTTCCCTCTTTTGTTAAGCACCTCTTTTTTTAAATGCGTTCTTCCTAAATCACGATGAGAGAATAGCGATGGTCCTTTTTTATATCCAAAATAAGTGGCTATACGGTACCGAAATTTATTTTCTGTGTCCACTAGGCTGAAAGCATTTATGTCTACAGGTTGTTTAAACAGTGCCTTAAGATCGCAACGAACCAAAATTCTAACCAGATGGTCATTCTTTTTCATTTTCATACTGCTGTGCAAATACGAATTAGAAATTTCCTTTGTTTTCTTAAATTCTATTTCTAAACTATCTTTTATAAGTACAGTTTGGCAACGTATATTCTGAAAGGTAACTACACAAAGTATAATAAGTAGTAAAGCTCTAGACATTAGTTCGTTTTTTTTACGCGTTTTAAAAACAAGAAATTTTGCGGATTGATACCCAAGCCAGAAACATTTTTCTGCACGAATCTAACCGCCATGTCGTAATATAAAGGAACAACAGGCGCATCTTGTATTATAAGACTGTCCATTTTGGTGTAAAGCAATTTACGATCGTCTATTGAAGATATGTTTTGAGCTGTAATATAAAGGCTGTCAAAAAGTTCATTCTTATAGTGAGTATAATTTGGGCCGTTAGGAGTAAAATTCTCACTGTAAAACAAAGAAAGATAATTTTCGGCATCTGGATAATCTGCAATCCAACTGGCTCTAAATATATCTAGTTCACCACTACTTTTCTTTTGGCGTAATGTTGAGGGAGGCATTACATCTATAGTTACGGCAATCCCTATTTTTTCAAGCTCCCGCTGAATGTATTCGCAAACATCTAAGTATTGACTGTTGGTGCCTATGGTTATTTGCGGATTTGTATTTCCACTTTCAGTTTTATAGGCTTCAATGAGTTGACGGGCTTTCTCGGGTTGGTAGCTATAGCCTTCAATTGCATTATAGCCAGGTAGGCCTTTAGGGATAAAACCATGTATGGCAGGAATGCCCATGCCATTGCGTAAATATTTCACCATTTTCACTCTGTCAAAACCATAATTTACAGCTTGCCGTAGTAATTTACTTTGAACTTCAGAAGTATTGGTAGGCATAAAAAACCCTAAGTACTCTGTGTTTAAGTAAGGTGTGGTATTTAAGTTTACTGTGGCTTCATATTTTGGTTGCAATTCACCAGTGGTGGTAATAATTTCGTCTTTGTACGAATTATCTAAGCCGCTCATAAAATCAATCTTTCCTTGTGCAAATTGAAGAAATTCACTTTGCTTATCTGGTAGAAAAGTAATTGCCACGGCCTCCAAGTAAGGAAGCTTTTTTCCTTGAGCATCGACTTCAAAATAATGCGGATTTTTTCTAAAAACCAATTTTACATTTTCTTCCCATAGTTTAAACTGAAAAGGACCTGTGCCCACAGGATTCCTTCTAAATTTACTACCATAAAAATCTATAGCCTCTTTAGGAACTACAGAACAGTATCGCATAGACAGCAGTCCTAAAAATGCAGGGAAGGGCTGTTTTAATTGGACTACAAAGGTGGTGTCATTTTCGGCATAAAAACGTTCTACATTTTGAAGCACCCAACTACCTGGCGAAGCTACTTTAGGGTCTATGAGTCTCTTAAAGCTATAGGTGAAATCTGTAGCAGTAACAGCTCTTGTAGAATCATTTCCGAAGACTCCATTTCTATGAAAAAATACATCGTCTCGCAAGGTAAATGTATAGGTTAGTGTAGTGTCGTTTATAACCCATGATTTGGCAATGTCGGGTTGTACATTTAGAGAATCGTCTAATTGAACCAGCCCATTGTATAGCTGATTTGTAGGCCAAATAGTTTGCGGATTTCTTGCAAATGCCGGGTCTAAAGAGGCAATATTGCTGTGTTCGTTGTATCTAAAAACTAAGTGATCGTTAGAGCCATCATTATTGTTTGTGCAGGATGCCAAGAAAAGCACTAGAGCTACTCCTATAAATAAGAGTAGGTAGTATTTGTTTGTAGGGTGCTGGGTTCTAGAGCTGGGATGCTGTATGTTTAATGCCAGATAAGATTGTGAATTACTCTGTTTCAAATGGTTCAATTTATTTACGGCAGACAAGAACAACTTCGGCTAAAGTATGGGTTGTTTCTCCCCAATTAATTGTCTTCTTCCAATAATCATCTACTCAAGTTAGAGAGTTATAAAGTTGTATTGCTGTTCTTTCAAAAGTAATACATTTATGCAATAAACAAGGCGTTAAACGTTTCGCTTCTTGCTTTCAACTCTGCGCATACACTACTTTCGATTAGTATAGAAATTGCTACCTTTGCCCTCAATTTTAGTTATTGATGTCTACACACAAAAAAGTCGCATACTACACGCTTGGCTGTAAACTGAATTTCAGTGAAACAGCTACTATCGCCAGAAATTTTGAGGACGAAGGATTTTCACGTGTTGACTTTTCAGAAAAGGCAGATATTTATGTTATCAATACCTGTAGTGTTACAGAAAATGCCGACAAGCGCTTTAAAAGTATTGTAAAGAAGGCTCAAAAGAGTAATCCTGAAGCTTTTGTGGCTGCGGTGGGTTGTTATGCGCAACTAAAACCACAAGAATTGGCAGATGTTAATGGGGTAGATTTGGTGTTGGGTGCTACAGAAAAGTTTAAGATTACCTCTTATATTAACGACTTATTAGCTAGCCCCGATCGCAGCACATCGGCGCAAATACATTCTTGTGAAATTGAAGATGCAGATTTTTACGTAGGGTCGTATAGTGTGGGTGATAGAACCAGGGCTTTTTTAAAAGTACAGGACGGCTGTGATTATAAATGTACGTACTGTACGATTCCATTAGCACGTGGTATTTCTAGGAGCGATACTCTTGAGAATGTTTTAAAAAATGCTGCGGAAATTTCCGAACAAAACATAAAAGAGATTGTTTTAACAGGCGTAAATATTGGTGATTACGGTAAAGGAGAATTTGGAAACAAAAAACATGAACATACCTTTTTAGAGCTATGCGAAGCTTTGGACGATGTGCAAGGTGTAGAACGTCTTCGTATTTCTTCTATTGAACCAAATTTGTTAAAAAATGAGACCATAGATTTTGTATCTAAATCTAGAACCTTTGTACCTCATTTTCATATACCACTGCAAAGTGGTAGTAACGCTTTGTTGAAATTAATGCGTCGTCGCTATATGCGCGAATTGTATGTAGATCGCGTGAATAAAATTAAAACGGTAATGCCGCATGCTTGTATTGGCGTAGACGTAATTGTTGGATTTCCGGGTGAAACGGAAGAACGGTTTTTAGAAACCTATCATTTCTTGAACGAATTAGACATCTCATATTTACATGTTTTTACCTATTCTGAAAGGGATAATACTCCGGCAGCGACTATGGATGGGGTTGTGCCTAAAAATGTTCGTGCAAAACGCAGTAAAATGCTTCGGGGACTTTCGGCTAAAAAACGACGCGCTTTTTACGAAGGACAAATAGGTACAAAGCGAACCATTTTATTTGAAGGTGAAAACAAGTTGGGGTACATTCACGGATTTACCGAAAATTATGTAAAAGTAAAAGCCCCGTGGAATCCGGAGCTTGTAAATACTATGCATGAAGTTACGTTAACGGAAATAGATGAAGACGGACTTGTACGATTTCAGTATGTACAAGAACCGATTTTAGTTGGTCAATAAAAATCCTACCTGAATTATTGCGTCTTCTTCCGAAACAAAATACCCTGCCTTTAATGCCAATGAATTAAGTCCGCTTAGCCAAATACCACCTCCATACGATGTATGCAGCGTGTCTGAGGTATCTACATCACTCCAAACCCTTCCGTAGTCAAAACCACCAAACATTCCAAAGGTAATAGGAACTACAGATGTAGTAATTCGTGCCAATCTTAGTTTTAAGTCGCTCGTATGATAAAAGGAAGTTTCGCCTGTAAAACGCTCATTTCTATATCCGCGTAGGCCATTATTGCCACCAATAGAATTTGCATGGTAGAAGAAATAATCATCTCCAATATTGGTTCTAACAGCTGCAGACGAGCCCAAAACTAGACTACCCGACGGTACTAAACCTTCTTCAAAACCAACCTTTAGTCCAGCGTATGCAAACGCATTGTTGCTTAATTCGAGATTACTTTTATACCCAACTACGGCCTCGAAATGGCGTGCTTTTGTTGGAAAATCCATTGCATTTTGGTTGCGATACTTAACACTAGCCTCACCACCTACATAATTTTGCATGTCGAATACATTGGGGTTCACAGCTAAATTACTTGGTGTAAAAAGTCTGTCTGGCGAATCTTGCACCTCAAAACT
This Rasiella rasia DNA region includes the following protein-coding sequences:
- a CDS encoding type B 50S ribosomal protein L31, producing the protein MKKDIHPENYRVVAFKDMSNDEVFLTKSTAETKEMLEVDGVEYPLVKMEISRTSHPFYTGKSKLLDTAGRIDKFKNKYAKFKKPVVKEEAVQEETKKEEVKDAE
- a CDS encoding GlmU family protein encodes the protein MNYILFDGSVRSQLLPFTFTRPVADIRVGILTLREKWERHLGFTTTTVTEDYLSEKWPMVELEQNVFINASFIPSENLVNLIKGLSENQAVFYKDEPIAFFTTEGQVVDFDAYNITEYSNEDVFQIEHTWDLFSKNHEAIARDYALITNGRTSQPIPEKTVAFNESNIFIEEGAKLPYCSLNATEGPIYIGENSEIMEGAVIRGPFALCEGATIKMNAKIYTGCTVGPHSKVGGELNNSVIMGYSNKGHDGFLGNAVIGEWCNLGADTNNSNLKNNYAEVRLWDYETEGFAKTGLQFCGLMMGDHSKCGINTMFNTGTVVGVSANIFGSGFPRNFIPSFSWGGNGGMTTYKTNKAFEVAKIVMARRGVDFTEDDAKILEHVFEATAQWRRG
- the mtaB gene encoding tRNA (N(6)-L-threonylcarbamoyladenosine(37)-C(2))-methylthiotransferase MtaB, whose product is MSTHKKVAYYTLGCKLNFSETATIARNFEDEGFSRVDFSEKADIYVINTCSVTENADKRFKSIVKKAQKSNPEAFVAAVGCYAQLKPQELADVNGVDLVLGATEKFKITSYINDLLASPDRSTSAQIHSCEIEDADFYVGSYSVGDRTRAFLKVQDGCDYKCTYCTIPLARGISRSDTLENVLKNAAEISEQNIKEIVLTGVNIGDYGKGEFGNKKHEHTFLELCEALDDVQGVERLRISSIEPNLLKNETIDFVSKSRTFVPHFHIPLQSGSNALLKLMRRRYMRELYVDRVNKIKTVMPHACIGVDVIVGFPGETEERFLETYHFLNELDISYLHVFTYSERDNTPAATMDGVVPKNVRAKRSKMLRGLSAKKRRAFYEGQIGTKRTILFEGENKLGYIHGFTENYVKVKAPWNPELVNTMHEVTLTEIDEDGLVRFQYVQEPILVGQ
- a CDS encoding glycosyltransferase family 2 protein, with the protein product MNLSIVIPLLNEEESLTELYHWIANTMQSNGFLYEIIFIDDGSTDGSWKLIDTLSKEHPEVKAIRFLKNFGKSQALHAGFAMATGDVVITMDADLQDNPEEIPELYNMITQGDYDLVSGWKKKRFDSVVAKNLPSKLFNFAARKTSGVQLNDFNCGLKAYRNDVVKTIEVTGDMHRYIPVLAKNAGFSKIGEKVVQHQARKYGTTKFGAERFVRGFLDLITIWFLSRFGKRPMHLFGAWGAIMLFVGFCFALYLGIDKLFINTTGRLITERPEFYITLTAMILGSQLFLAGFIGELILRNKKDSTNYIIKEQLNTNA
- a CDS encoding DUF4199 domain-containing protein: MEYQKASVKKVALPYGAILGLLTVMLSVIVYVMDLTYEQPWWQGAIGFGIMILCIIYGIKSFKADNSGFLSLGEAIKVGLAISLIAAIFGVIFNLLFMTVIEPDFMTNMLAVTEDNMLEQNPNMTQDQIDMAMGISETMMSPGIISAISIIMTLFFGFIISLITGLVMKVNRPAHI
- a CDS encoding ABC transporter substrate-binding protein; translation: MGVALVLFLASCTNNNDGSNDHLVFRYNEHSNIASLDPAFARNPQTIWPTNQLYNGLVQLDDSLNVQPDIAKSWVINDTTLTYTFTLRDDVFFHRNGVFGNDSTRAVTATDFTYSFKRLIDPKVASPGSWVLQNVERFYAENDTTFVVQLKQPFPAFLGLLSMRYCSVVPKEAIDFYGSKFRRNPVGTGPFQFKLWEENVKLVFRKNPHYFEVDAQGKKLPYLEAVAITFLPDKQSEFLQFAQGKIDFMSGLDNSYKDEIITTTGELQPKYEATVNLNTTPYLNTEYLGFFMPTNTSEVQSKLLRQAVNYGFDRVKMVKYLRNGMGIPAIHGFIPKGLPGYNAIEGYSYQPEKARQLIEAYKTESGNTNPQITIGTNSQYLDVCEYIQRELEKIGIAVTIDVMPPSTLRQKKSSGELDIFRASWIADYPDAENYLSLFYSENFTPNGPNYTHYKNELFDSLYITAQNISSIDDRKLLYTKMDSLIIQDAPVVPLYYDMAVRFVQKNVSGLGINPQNFLFLKRVKKTN
- a CDS encoding DUF3052 family protein, with the translated sequence MTTAGYSGTPLAKKLGIKEGTTMLAVNSPKSYLSFFREFPPNVIMAPVRSTSEDVDFIHVFVKTQADLQTYVSEVMPRLKREGMLWLSWPKKTSGIATELDKFSIMKFGQNLGLVDTKVAAIDEQWSGHKFVYRLQDR